From Nitrosopumilus sp. b3, the proteins below share one genomic window:
- a CDS encoding alpha-aminoadipate/glutamate carrier protein LysW: MSKCEECDAEISIPSDALEGEIVTCPECGASFELEKSSDGFQLKPAQTVGEDWGQ; the protein is encoded by the coding sequence ATGTCAAAATGTGAAGAATGTGATGCAGAAATATCCATCCCAAGTGATGCACTTGAAGGAGAAATTGTAACATGTCCCGAATGTGGCGCAAGTTTTGAATTAGAAAAAAGTTCAGACGGTTTCCAACTAAAGCCTGCCCAAACGGTTGGCGAGGATTGGGGACAGTGA
- the dph5 gene encoding diphthine synthase: protein MLWFVGLGISGFKSIPIEAIDILSKADIVYLEQFTSPIGKSDLTKIKNAIKGEFIPAKRWLVEDGEEILKNAKRKKVVLLSYGDPYIATTHIELRTRAIEEKIKTHSIHASSSLTSMIGECGLHFYKVGRIATIMSEMKSLTTPYYVIYKNIIEGNHTVLLLEYNQDKDFFLDPKDALDGLIETEKGQKRNVISSDSYAIVASRIGFRDQLIISGKISSLKKKDFGKPPHTVIIPGRLHFTESDALKILGQCIDEPFDNSAKTKKISKQMMEKYVPMVREALEEIEPHYKNQKEFQVILENAELYIKDAEKFLEDGQDEVAILSIGYADGLVDALRLAKGLDPKM, encoded by the coding sequence ATGCTTTGGTTTGTAGGTTTAGGAATTTCGGGATTCAAATCAATTCCGATTGAGGCAATAGATATTTTATCAAAGGCAGATATCGTATACCTTGAACAATTTACAAGTCCAATTGGTAAATCAGACTTAACTAAAATTAAAAATGCAATTAAAGGAGAATTCATACCAGCAAAAAGATGGCTTGTAGAAGACGGAGAGGAGATTCTAAAAAATGCTAAGAGAAAGAAAGTTGTGTTACTCTCCTACGGGGATCCTTACATTGCAACAACGCATATAGAGTTACGAACAAGAGCAATTGAAGAAAAAATAAAAACGCATTCTATTCATGCATCATCATCCCTTACCTCAATGATTGGAGAATGTGGTTTACATTTTTACAAAGTTGGAAGAATTGCAACAATAATGAGTGAAATGAAATCTCTTACAACCCCATATTATGTCATTTACAAAAATATTATTGAAGGAAACCACACAGTTCTTCTTTTAGAATATAATCAAGACAAAGATTTTTTCTTAGATCCTAAAGATGCATTAGATGGACTAATAGAAACAGAGAAAGGACAAAAAAGAAATGTGATTAGTTCAGATAGCTACGCAATTGTTGCATCAAGAATAGGATTCAGAGATCAATTAATCATTTCAGGAAAAATATCTAGTTTAAAGAAAAAAGATTTTGGAAAACCACCGCATACAGTGATAATACCAGGTAGATTACATTTTACAGAATCAGATGCCTTGAAGATATTAGGTCAATGCATCGATGAGCCATTTGATAATTCGGCAAAAACAAAGAAAATTTCAAAACAAATGATGGAAAAATATGTACCAATGGTAAGAGAGGCTTTAGAGGAAATTGAACCACATTACAAGAATCAAAAAGAATTTCAAGTGATTTTAGAAAATGCAGAATTGTACATTAAAGATGCAGAGAAATTTCTTGAAGATGGTCAGGATGAGGTAGCAATATTGAGCATTGGATACGCAGATGGTTTAGTTGATGCATTAAGACTGGCCAAAGGTCTTGATCCAAAGATGTAA
- the lysM gene encoding HTH-type transcriptional regulator LysM, with the protein MYKDKVDEKIIGYLKEDARESFVDIGKKLKLSESAVRRRVKNLVDSGTIKKFTLELGEENATSAIVLVSVDSATDTSKVSLKLAKLEGVKTVYEITGQYDITTIMSASSIAEINNTIDALRKIPGVVDTNTVIILRKII; encoded by the coding sequence TTGTACAAGGATAAAGTAGACGAAAAAATTATAGGATATCTAAAAGAGGATGCCAGAGAATCATTTGTAGACATCGGTAAAAAATTAAAACTTTCTGAATCAGCAGTTAGAAGACGAGTAAAAAATCTTGTAGATAGTGGAACTATTAAAAAATTTACTTTGGAGCTTGGAGAAGAGAATGCAACAAGTGCAATTGTATTAGTCTCAGTTGATTCTGCAACAGATACATCAAAAGTTTCTCTTAAACTTGCAAAATTAGAAGGAGTAAAAACAGTTTATGAAATAACAGGTCAATACGACATTACAACTATTATGAGTGCATCAAGTATTGCTGAGATTAATAATACCATTGATGCATTAAGGAAGATTCCAGGTGTTGTCGATACAAATACTGTGATAATTTTAAGAAAAATAATCTAA
- a CDS encoding M20/M25/M40 family metallo-hydrolase, with product MLEKALRLYTPSLSEKPMAEFLADKCDDLGFEDIQIDEVGNVIARKGTGSPKIMLCGHMDVVPGKVKVRKEGDALYGRGASDAKAPLMAMLFAAASIQNNNGTIIFVGAVDEEGNATGIKNLVKKDIGIDYAIFGEPSGINQVTIAYKGRLAINLKISVDDSSHASAPWLSKNAIHESMIFAKELKERLEENQENKTKGMLLTSSMTEIRGGTSHNITPKECETIFDIRIPVDMNCKTIEQKIADIVKEISQKREVEAFYSILDETEPFEAPHNSPLVRALTLGILEETQSRATLIRKTGTGDMNVLGNQWAIPVVTYGPGDPHEAHTIDEKVSIEEYLKGIEILKKTLQHLKRLHDRKMQ from the coding sequence ATGTTAGAGAAAGCATTGAGACTTTACACACCATCATTAAGTGAAAAACCAATGGCAGAATTTTTAGCTGACAAATGTGATGACTTGGGATTTGAAGATATACAGATAGATGAAGTTGGAAATGTTATTGCAAGGAAGGGAACTGGATCTCCAAAAATTATGTTATGCGGTCACATGGATGTTGTACCAGGAAAAGTCAAAGTAAGAAAAGAAGGAGATGCACTATATGGTAGAGGAGCATCAGATGCAAAAGCCCCATTAATGGCAATGCTATTTGCAGCCGCATCAATTCAAAATAATAATGGAACCATAATTTTTGTAGGAGCTGTTGATGAAGAAGGAAACGCAACTGGAATTAAAAATCTTGTTAAAAAAGACATAGGAATTGATTATGCAATTTTTGGAGAGCCTAGTGGAATTAACCAAGTAACAATTGCATACAAAGGAAGATTAGCTATTAATCTCAAAATAAGTGTCGATGACAGTTCACATGCAAGTGCACCATGGCTTTCAAAAAATGCCATTCATGAATCAATGATTTTTGCAAAAGAGCTAAAAGAAAGATTGGAAGAAAATCAAGAAAATAAAACCAAAGGAATGTTGTTAACATCATCAATGACGGAGATCAGAGGAGGCACTAGCCATAACATTACTCCAAAGGAATGTGAAACAATTTTCGATATTAGAATTCCAGTAGATATGAATTGTAAGACAATTGAGCAAAAAATTGCAGATATAGTTAAAGAAATTTCTCAAAAACGGGAGGTCGAAGCATTTTATTCAATTCTTGATGAGACAGAACCATTTGAGGCACCACATAATTCCCCACTAGTTAGGGCCTTAACGTTAGGTATTCTTGAGGAGACACAATCAAGGGCCACATTAATCAGAAAAACAGGAACTGGTGACATGAATGTTTTAGGGAACCAATGGGCAATTCCCGTAGTCACGTATGGTCCAGGAGATCCTCATGAAGCACATACAATTGATGAAAAAGTATCCATTGAAGAATATCTAAAAGGGATAGAAATCCTAAAGAAGACTCTACAGCATTTAAAAAGACTTCATGACAGAAAGATGCAGTAA
- a CDS encoding adenylyltransferase/cytidyltransferase family protein, with amino-acid sequence MDQSEKIILTVMYVCQIDGKPLSQAIMKKCMLSEDMINSKIDELVKNQFVNEDRCTLTEMGRSSLRVVLAGGVFDIIHPGHIHTLNAAKALGDVLVVVVATDNTAVKMKKRNPIHSQEQRQELVNSLSMVDLCLIGQEDDIFKTVNLVRPEIIALGYDQVHQEKFITEGCKKIELDAKVARLQSPIPESSSSKIEKEYGESIHGI; translated from the coding sequence TTGGATCAAAGTGAAAAAATAATTCTAACAGTGATGTATGTATGCCAAATTGATGGAAAACCATTATCACAAGCCATTATGAAAAAATGTATGTTATCAGAGGACATGATAAATTCAAAGATTGATGAATTGGTAAAAAACCAATTTGTTAATGAAGATAGATGCACACTTACAGAAATGGGCAGGAGTTCATTAAGAGTAGTTTTAGCTGGAGGGGTTTTTGACATTATTCATCCAGGTCACATTCATACGCTAAATGCAGCAAAGGCATTAGGCGATGTGCTTGTAGTTGTTGTGGCAACAGACAATACAGCAGTAAAGATGAAGAAAAGAAATCCAATTCACAGTCAAGAACAGAGACAAGAATTAGTAAATTCACTATCAATGGTGGATCTATGTCTGATAGGTCAAGAAGACGACATTTTCAAAACGGTGAATCTTGTAAGACCAGAAATAATCGCATTGGGTTATGACCAAGTACATCAAGAGAAATTCATAACTGAAGGATGTAAAAAAATCGAGCTTGATGCAAAGGTTGCAAGATTACAGTCTCCAATTCCAGAAAGTTC
- a CDS encoding acetylornithine/succinylornithine family transaminase — protein sequence MSEDQFMGNLYQRFPVTVEKGKGSHVWDVDGKEYIDCMGGYGVALVGHQNQRVNNAIKEQVDKIITVHSSLYNKTREEFLKTLIGLAPKGLTQVHLNNSGAEAIEAAMKFARKFTGKKGMVAMKGSYHGKSFGALSLTFNPKYKKAFKPLVEKVSFASFGDIESLRSVIDEDTAFVILEPIQGESGIIVAPDGFLQDVRKLCDEKGILLIFDEIQAGLGRTGRLWASEHWDTVPDILCLAKGIAGGVPMGATLVRPDILASMNKGEHSSTFGGNPLSCAAGTAALKALTEDGLIENSEKMGKIFREGLEKLKENHTMIREIRGKGLMIGIEMKFEVRDILMGLMKKGVLMLYSGRNILRILPPLVISEEDITKVLHALDSVLSEEEQKKVVQG from the coding sequence ATGAGTGAAGATCAATTTATGGGAAATCTCTATCAGAGATTTCCAGTTACCGTTGAGAAAGGGAAAGGATCACATGTATGGGATGTTGATGGCAAAGAATACATTGATTGTATGGGAGGATATGGTGTTGCATTAGTTGGTCATCAAAATCAAAGAGTCAACAATGCAATCAAAGAACAAGTTGATAAAATTATTACAGTTCACAGTTCTCTATACAATAAAACGAGAGAGGAGTTTTTGAAAACATTGATTGGATTAGCTCCCAAAGGACTCACACAAGTTCACCTAAACAATAGCGGTGCAGAAGCAATTGAAGCTGCAATGAAATTCGCAAGGAAATTCACAGGCAAAAAAGGAATGGTTGCAATGAAAGGATCATATCACGGTAAATCATTTGGCGCTTTATCATTAACATTTAATCCAAAATACAAAAAAGCATTCAAACCATTAGTTGAGAAAGTTTCTTTTGCATCTTTTGGAGATATTGAATCACTTCGTTCAGTAATTGATGAAGATACAGCATTTGTGATTTTAGAACCAATTCAAGGTGAAAGTGGAATAATTGTTGCACCAGATGGATTTTTGCAAGATGTACGAAAACTTTGTGATGAAAAAGGAATTCTGTTAATTTTTGACGAAATACAAGCTGGTTTAGGAAGAACAGGACGATTATGGGCATCGGAGCATTGGGATACTGTACCAGATATTTTGTGTCTTGCAAAAGGAATTGCAGGTGGCGTTCCAATGGGTGCCACACTTGTAAGACCAGACATACTTGCTTCAATGAATAAGGGAGAGCACTCCTCAACGTTTGGAGGAAATCCATTATCATGTGCAGCAGGAACTGCAGCACTCAAAGCATTAACTGAAGATGGATTAATTGAAAATTCTGAAAAAATGGGCAAAATATTCAGAGAAGGTTTAGAGAAACTAAAAGAGAACCACACCATGATTAGAGAGATTAGAGGTAAAGGACTAATGATTGGCATAGAGATGAAATTTGAAGTAAGGGACATACTTATGGGATTAATGAAAAAAGGTGTCCTCATGTTATACTCTGGAAGAAATATTCTAAGAATTCTCCCACCACTAGTGATTTCCGAAGAGGACATAACAAAAGTTTTACATGCTCTAGATTCTGTACTAAGTGAAGAGGAGCAAAAAAAGGTTGTACAAGGATAA
- the lysX gene encoding lysine biosynthesis protein LysX has protein sequence MSPDVTILYDSIRWEEKALLEAGKKNNINIQMVDCKKLALDLEKKPEDYGIVIQRCVSYYRNLHSTAALEGLGVKVINCLNTGVFAGNKLFTHMLLKKSGVPTPDATVAFSKDAALEALDDQGFPKVIKPTVGSWGRLISKLNDRDSAEGIIESRENMYPIYQIHYLEEFVKRPPRDIRAIMVGDKIVAAIYRKSKHWKTNMALGGEAEPCKVTSEMEEMCIKAKNAVQGDIVGVDLMESDEKGLVVHEVNNTTEYKNTVRVCEVDIPSLMLNYALNIEK, from the coding sequence GTGAGTCCTGACGTTACTATTCTTTACGATTCCATCCGTTGGGAAGAAAAAGCCCTTCTAGAAGCAGGAAAAAAAAACAACATCAATATTCAGATGGTGGATTGTAAGAAGTTAGCATTAGATTTAGAAAAAAAACCTGAAGATTATGGAATTGTAATTCAAAGATGTGTTAGCTATTACAGAAATTTACATTCAACTGCAGCTCTTGAGGGATTAGGAGTCAAGGTAATTAATTGTCTAAACACGGGCGTTTTTGCTGGAAATAAATTATTTACACATATGTTACTAAAGAAATCAGGTGTTCCAACACCAGATGCTACTGTAGCATTTTCAAAGGATGCAGCGTTAGAAGCATTAGATGATCAAGGATTCCCCAAAGTAATCAAGCCAACTGTAGGCAGTTGGGGAAGATTGATTTCAAAACTCAACGACAGAGATTCAGCCGAAGGGATTATTGAAAGTAGAGAGAACATGTATCCAATTTATCAAATCCATTATCTGGAAGAATTCGTAAAACGACCTCCAAGAGACATTAGAGCAATAATGGTAGGAGACAAAATTGTTGCTGCAATTTACAGAAAATCAAAACATTGGAAAACAAACATGGCACTTGGTGGGGAGGCAGAACCATGTAAGGTTACATCAGAAATGGAAGAGATGTGTATCAAAGCAAAAAATGCAGTTCAAGGAGATATTGTAGGCGTAGATTTGATGGAAAGTGATGAAAAAGGATTGGTAGTACATGAAGTAAACAACACCACAGAATACAAAAATACAGTTAGAGTTTGCGAGGTAGATATCCCATCATTAATGCTAAATTATGCCCTAAATATAGAAAAATAA
- a CDS encoding 2-isopropylmalate synthase, with product MKDPNHYANIYNSYDKNPKKIRVLDSTLREGEQHPGVSFTNKQRIQIAWMLDYFGVDQIEISPVVSNDHKEATKTIIKQGLKADIVSHGRALKEDIDISLDCDAKWCAAYLGISDIHLKDKLRISREEALRRSVETVEYAKSHGLKIRFTVEDGSRAEPEFLIKVCKAIEEVGVDRISLPDTVGILRPIGMYNFVKKVRDAVDVPLDAHVHNDIGFAVANAFSACDAGVDQIHTTIDGIGERTGIPPLAEVAVALTYLYKSPNDFRLDMLLDLSRLIEEYTSIKPYDSKPIVGSSAYKHKAGTHLAAILRNPAAYEPIPPRAVGNRRRIVFGELAGKTGAAYLMSLLGLEKDDESAKAVAAGLKGLRMGDLIEIPLEDRLEKKIINDK from the coding sequence ATGAAAGATCCGAATCATTATGCAAATATCTACAACTCGTATGACAAAAATCCAAAGAAGATCAGAGTACTAGATAGTACTCTAAGAGAAGGAGAACAGCACCCAGGTGTGTCATTTACTAACAAACAGAGAATTCAGATTGCATGGATGTTAGATTATTTCGGAGTTGATCAAATTGAGATATCACCAGTTGTTTCAAATGATCATAAAGAAGCAACCAAGACAATAATTAAACAAGGGTTAAAGGCAGATATAGTTTCACATGGACGTGCACTAAAAGAGGACATCGACATTTCATTAGATTGTGATGCCAAATGGTGTGCAGCATATTTAGGAATTTCAGACATTCATCTTAAAGACAAGTTACGTATTTCAAGAGAAGAAGCATTGAGAAGATCAGTTGAAACAGTAGAGTATGCTAAATCTCATGGTCTAAAAATTAGATTTACAGTTGAAGATGGAAGCAGAGCAGAACCAGAATTTTTAATCAAAGTTTGTAAGGCAATAGAAGAAGTAGGTGTTGATAGAATTAGTCTTCCAGACACAGTTGGAATATTACGTCCGATTGGAATGTATAATTTTGTAAAAAAAGTTAGAGATGCAGTGGATGTTCCATTAGATGCACATGTTCATAATGATATTGGATTTGCAGTAGCAAATGCATTTTCAGCATGTGATGCAGGAGTTGATCAAATACATACTACAATTGATGGGATTGGAGAAAGAACAGGGATTCCACCACTAGCAGAAGTTGCAGTTGCATTGACATACCTATACAAATCACCAAATGATTTCAGATTAGATATGCTACTAGATCTTTCAAGATTAATTGAAGAGTATACATCAATCAAGCCATATGATTCAAAACCAATTGTAGGTTCATCTGCATACAAACACAAAGCAGGAACACATCTTGCAGCCATTCTTAGAAACCCAGCTGCATACGAGCCAATTCCACCAAGGGCAGTAGGTAATCGAAGAAGAATTGTATTTGGAGAACTTGCAGGGAAAACAGGTGCAGCCTATTTGATGTCATTATTAGGACTAGAGAAAGACGATGAGAGTGCAAAAGCAGTGGCTGCAGGATTAAAAGGACTTAGAATGGGAGATCTAATAGAAATACCACTCGAAGACAGACTTGAAAAAAAGATAATTAATGATAAATAA